The segment CGATCAAGGAGACACCCCAGTCGGTCTCGGTCATATCCCGCCAGCAACTGGACGACTTCCAGCTCAACAGCCTGTCCGAGGCCATGGCTCACGTCACGGGGGTCACGGTACAACGCAATGATTCGGAGCGACCGGGCTACTACTCGCGTGGTTACGCAATCAACAATTTCCAGATCGATGGCATGCTCAACACCTTCTCGGGGCTCAAGTCCGACTCGGACACCATCATCTACGATCGAATCGAGGTCGTGCGTGGGGCCACCGGCCTGACCACAGGCGCCGGCGATCCCTCGGGGACCATTGCAATGGTTCGCAAGCGCCCGACGCACGCGTTGGCAGTAAAGAGTGGCGTGAGCGGGGGCAGTTTCGACAATTATTACAGCTACCTGGACGTCGGTGGCCCGCTGGGCTGGGACGGCCGTCTGCGCGGACGCACCGTGCTGGCGTACCGCGACAACAAGTCGTTCATGGACAAGTACGCCACCCAGCGAGAAGTGGCCTACGGCGTGCTCGAAGCTGACCTGACCCCAAGCACCGTGCTGGCGGTGGGGTATGACTATCAGAACAAGCATGTGCAAGGGTCATCATGGGGCACGGTGCCGTTCTGGAACGCCGACGGCAGCAAAGCCAACTTGCCCCGTTCCACCAACCTGAGTGCCCCCTGGTCTTCCTGGCCACTCAAAGACCAGACGGTGTTCGCTACCCTCGATCAGTACCTGGGCAACGACTGGGTCATGAAAGTGGCGTACACCCACCGGCAAAGCGACAGCGACGGGAAAGTCTACTATGGGGGCAATGGTTTTCCTGAGGCCGACCGTAGTGGCATGAAAGCCTGGTACTCGCACTTCGGGGGCTCCGAGCAGATGGACGCGCTGGACTTCAACCTCGCCGGCCCTTTCCAATTGTTGGGCCGCAGCCATGATTTCATGATCGGTTACGGCGAGTCGCGACGACGCGACAGTGAACCCTATCGCCTTGGTCTACCGGTACCCGACGGTTACGAAAATATTGCGGATTGGAAGTACATGGGGACCACCCCTACGTTCTACGACCTCGAAACCGGGCTCGACAGCTCGCGCTCCAGCATTCGTCAGAAGGCCGGCTACATTGCAACACGCCTGAACCCTACGGATCGCCTGCATATCGTGATTGGCAGCCGCTACGGCAGTTGGCAGACGCAGCAGCGGGAGTGGGATTACGGTGATGCCCTGGAAGTCGCCGATCAGTCCACTACCAAGCAGGTCCAGAATGACCAGTGGACGCCCTATGCCGGCGTACTCTTCGATCTGACCGATCAGTTCACCGCCTATGTCAGCTATACCGATATCTTCAACCCGCAGACCGTCAGAGACGTCAACAAGCAGTACCTTGAGCCTATCGTAGGCAAGGTCTATGAGGTGGGCCTCAAGGGCAGCCTGTTCGCTGAACGCCTGAACCTGAGCACGGCAGTGTTTCGCAGCAAGCAGGATAACGTGGCGGAACAGGACGACTCTGTGCCGCCCAATGGCAACGAGGTGTTCTACAAAAGCGGTGGCAAGGGCGTAGTTGTCGAAGGCTTCGAAGCTGAAGTTGCAGGCGAGGTGATGACCGGGTGGCAGATGAGCCTGGGCTACAGCTATACGCATGCAGCCACGGCCGAGAAAAAGCGAAAGAACACCGAGCAACCCTTGAACTTGGTGCGCTTGTCCAGCACCTATGCCCTAACCCCAGCATTGACCGTGGGGGCAAGCCTGGACTGGCAGAGCGACAATTTCAGGCTGGCCAACCGACCAGTGGGGCGCGACGGTGATCGAATCATCACGGCCAAGGATGAGATCGGCCAGAAGGCGTTTTCGGTGGTTGGGCTGATGGCGCGCTATCAGATCGATGAGCACTTGAGCGCTTCGGTCAACGTCAAGAACCTGTTCGACGAGCATTACTACAACAACGTCGGCTTCTACAACGGCGTGTACCACGGTGAGCCACGCACGATGATGGTCAGCCTGGATTGGAGACTCTGAGACCATGTGCTAGCCCGCAGCGCCCACCACCCGCGCGCTCGGCGAACGGGCGGTGGGCGCTGCTCAGACCAGGCCTTTACTCCGCGGCCTGTTCCACTGCCGGCTCGACTGCAGCCTCGCCCTGTTCTGCAGGCGCTGCGGTCTGTGCCTTGGCCTGGGCCCGCTTGCGGCGTTCCTGGTTACGCTGTTGGGCTGCCTGACGCTTGGCATGGATCGCCTGGGCGGCAGTCACCACGCCCGCCGGCTGGCCGTTAAGGTCCAGGCGCGGGGCGTTTTCCACCATGCTGGTCCAGTAGCGGTTGCCCCGGCACCAGGTGGAAATGCCCAGCTTCAGTTGCTCACGGGTGATGCCCAGCAGCTCCAGGTGTTGCTCGGCATCTTTGAAGATGCCCTCCTTGAGCGGCACCTTGGGCGCAGGGTTGACGGGGAAGGCCAACGGGAAGTGCTTCTGCAGGGGCCAGATGGCGGCCACTGCCGGGTCCAGTTCGCGCGGCTTGGTCTTCTGGGGCGGCTTGCGCTTGGCCGGCGCTGGGGCGCTTGCCTGTTGCTGCTCTTTTTCAGCCCGCAGGCGATCCCGTAGCGCTGCCAGTTGTTCAAAGCTCATCGTTCAATTCACTGCTTCAAGGTTGATTGCGTGGTGCAAGGATATGCGATGCAGCCCCGGTGAGCAGCCCAAAAGGCACAAATCGTCGCTTTTTTTACAGAAACTCACGACGGCCTTGCTCCGGGGCAGCGGTATTTGCGTCACACAATCGCGCGAATCCCTGCCCCAGGGGCACGGTGCAAGCTTTCCTGGCAGGCCGCATCCCCTCTGTCATCAAGCCCTAGACCTTGAACTTGGCGACCATTGCGTTCAGGTCCACCGCCAGGCGTGACAATTCCTGGGCGGCGGCGCTGGTCTGGTTCGCGCCGGCCGAGGTCTGCATCGCCAGGTCCCGGATGTTCACCAGGTTTCGATCCACTTCGCGGGCCACCTGGGCCTGCTCTTCGGAGGCGCTGGCGATCACCAGGTTGCGTTGGTTGATGGACGAAATGGCCTCGGCAATCGTGTTCAGTGCCTGACCTGCGGATTGGGCGATTTCCAAAGTGCCTGAGGCGCGCCCTTTGCTTGCGTGCATGGCTCCGACTGCAGACTCGGTGCCCGACTGGATGCCTGTGATCATGCCTTCGATCTCGGCGGTCGATTGTTGAGTTCGGTGCGCCAGCGCCCTGACTTCATCGGCGACCACGGCAAACCCACGGCCGGCTTCACCGGCGCGCGCAGCCTCGATGGCAGCGTTGAGCGCAAGCAGGTTGGTCTGGCCTGCGATCGAGCCGATGACATCCAGTACCCGGCTGATTTCGTTGGCGCTGGTGGCCAGCTGTTCGATTTCCTGCGAAGTGGTCGTGACATCGCCAACGAGCTGACCAATGGACTGCAGCGCATCGTTGACCCGTTGCTGACCCTCACGGGTGGTCTGGTCTGCACCTTTGGAGGCATCGGCGGTGTTGACGGCATTGCTGGCCACTTCCTCCACCGCTGCGGTCATCTGGTTCACCGCCGTGGCCGCCTGGTCGATTTCGGCGCTTTGCTGATGCAGGCCGCGGCTGGTGTCTTCGGTCACCGTGAACAGCTCTTCGGACGCCGAGGCGAGCTGGTCGGAGGCGGCAGCGATGCCGGCAATCGTCTCGCGCAGGCTGTCTTTCATTCTGGACAAGGCGTGCAACAACAGCGCGGGCTCGTCGCTACCCGTCACCTTGATGACCTGATTGAGCTCACCCGAGGCCACCCGCTCGGCGACGGCCACCGCTTCGCTCAAAGGCCGCACAATGCTGCGGGTCAGCATGATGGCCAGCGCGATCATCAGTACGATGATGCCGACGATCGTCGCCGTGATAATCGAGAAGGACTGCTCATAGGCGTCAGTACTGACCTGGGAGGCGTTGGTTGCGCCGTTGGAATTGTACTGGGTCAGCTCGATCAGCGACTTCATCATCGCGTCGGCATAATTGGCCAATTCACCATTGACCAGGCGAGTCGCTTCTGCAATGTCGTTTCTGCGTACGGCGTCAAGAATTGCGTCCTGCAACGTATGGTAGGTCGCGCTTCTGACCAGAAATGCGTCGTACAGGGCCCGGTCTCGTTCCTCTGTCGCTGTTGCCTTGTACGTTTCGATTTGTTCCTGGTAGTGCTTGGAGATGTCCGCGATCTTGTCCAGTGTCGCGGCCCTGGCGCTGGGGCTTTCTTCCAAAACGCTGCGCAAGGTCAGTGCTCGGGCGCGGCCCAGGTTCATGCTGACCTCGTCCAGCAGCATGATTGACGGTAACCATTCGGTGCGCACTTCGTCAGTGGCCTTGTCCATCGTGTGCATGCGGTACAACGATGCCAGTCCCAGGATCAGTACGAGAAGGGCGACCAGCGTGAAGATGACCGCCGCGCGTGTGCCAATTTTCAAGTTCCGAAAATACATGTGTAGCTCCTTGGTGTAGCAATGCTTGCTAGGCTAAGCAAGT is part of the Pseudomonas parafulva genome and harbors:
- a CDS encoding TonB-dependent siderophore receptor, whose product is MPPFMSHPTTVTLGLYACLICPPSLADTQARRDDAVLELGATDVIATGLGSVTEHSGSYTTGSMSAATRLNLSIKETPQSVSVISRQQLDDFQLNSLSEAMAHVTGVTVQRNDSERPGYYSRGYAINNFQIDGMLNTFSGLKSDSDTIIYDRIEVVRGATGLTTGAGDPSGTIAMVRKRPTHALAVKSGVSGGSFDNYYSYLDVGGPLGWDGRLRGRTVLAYRDNKSFMDKYATQREVAYGVLEADLTPSTVLAVGYDYQNKHVQGSSWGTVPFWNADGSKANLPRSTNLSAPWSSWPLKDQTVFATLDQYLGNDWVMKVAYTHRQSDSDGKVYYGGNGFPEADRSGMKAWYSHFGGSEQMDALDFNLAGPFQLLGRSHDFMIGYGESRRRDSEPYRLGLPVPDGYENIADWKYMGTTPTFYDLETGLDSSRSSIRQKAGYIATRLNPTDRLHIVIGSRYGSWQTQQREWDYGDALEVADQSTTKQVQNDQWTPYAGVLFDLTDQFTAYVSYTDIFNPQTVRDVNKQYLEPIVGKVYEVGLKGSLFAERLNLSTAVFRSKQDNVAEQDDSVPPNGNEVFYKSGGKGVVVEGFEAEVAGEVMTGWQMSLGYSYTHAATAEKKRKNTEQPLNLVRLSSTYALTPALTVGASLDWQSDNFRLANRPVGRDGDRIITAKDEIGQKAFSVVGLMARYQIDEHLSASVNVKNLFDEHYYNNVGFYNGVYHGEPRTMMVSLDWRL
- a CDS encoding ProQ/FinO family protein; the encoded protein is MSFEQLAALRDRLRAEKEQQQASAPAPAKRKPPQKTKPRELDPAVAAIWPLQKHFPLAFPVNPAPKVPLKEGIFKDAEQHLELLGITREQLKLGISTWCRGNRYWTSMVENAPRLDLNGQPAGVVTAAQAIHAKRQAAQQRNQERRKRAQAKAQTAAPAEQGEAAVEPAVEQAAE